A portion of the Streptomyces erythrochromogenes genome contains these proteins:
- the aroC gene encoding chorismate synthase, whose protein sequence is MSRLRWLTAGESHGPALVATLEGLPAGVPVTTELVADHLARRRLGYGRGARMKFEQDEITFLGGVRHGLSQGGPVAVMIGNTEWPKWETVMSADPVDPSLLKDTGRNAPLTRPRPGHADLAGMQKYGFDEARPILERASARETAARVALGAVARSFIKEVAGIEIVSHVVELAAAKAPYGVYPTPADVDRLDADPVRCLDADASKAMVAEIDQAHKDGDTLGGVVEVLAYGVPVGLGSHVHWDRRLDARLAAALMGIQAIKGVEVGDGFELARVPGSQAHDEIVSTPEGIKRTSGRSGGTEGGLTTGELLRVRAAMKPIATVPRALATVDVATGEATVAHHQRSDVCAVPAAGIVAEAMVALVLADAVVEKFGGDSVPETRRNVRSYLDNLQIR, encoded by the coding sequence TTGAGCAGGTTGCGTTGGCTGACCGCAGGAGAGTCGCACGGACCGGCACTGGTCGCGACGCTGGAGGGTCTTCCCGCCGGCGTCCCGGTCACCACCGAGCTGGTGGCCGATCACCTGGCCCGGCGCCGGCTCGGCTATGGCCGCGGTGCCCGCATGAAGTTCGAGCAGGACGAGATCACCTTCCTCGGCGGCGTCCGCCACGGCCTGTCCCAGGGCGGCCCGGTCGCGGTCATGATCGGCAACACCGAGTGGCCCAAGTGGGAGACCGTCATGTCGGCCGACCCGGTCGACCCCTCGCTCCTGAAGGACACCGGCCGCAACGCGCCGCTGACCCGTCCGCGCCCCGGCCACGCCGACCTCGCGGGCATGCAGAAGTACGGCTTCGACGAGGCCCGGCCGATCCTGGAGCGCGCCAGCGCCCGTGAGACCGCCGCCCGCGTCGCCCTCGGCGCCGTCGCCCGGTCCTTCATCAAGGAGGTCGCGGGCATCGAGATCGTCTCCCACGTGGTCGAGCTGGCCGCGGCCAAGGCCCCGTACGGCGTCTACCCGACCCCGGCCGACGTCGACAGGCTCGACGCCGACCCGGTGCGCTGCCTCGACGCCGATGCCAGCAAGGCGATGGTCGCGGAGATCGACCAGGCCCACAAGGACGGCGACACCCTCGGCGGCGTCGTCGAGGTCCTCGCCTACGGCGTCCCGGTCGGCCTCGGCTCGCACGTCCACTGGGACCGCCGGCTCGACGCCCGCCTCGCCGCCGCCCTCATGGGCATCCAGGCCATCAAGGGCGTCGAGGTCGGCGACGGCTTCGAGCTCGCCCGCGTGCCCGGCTCGCAGGCGCACGACGAGATCGTCTCCACCCCCGAGGGCATCAAGCGCACCTCCGGCCGCTCCGGCGGCACCGAAGGCGGCCTGACCACCGGCGAACTGCTCCGCGTCCGCGCCGCGATGAAGCCCATCGCGACCGTCCCGCGCGCGCTGGCGACCGTCGACGTGGCCACCGGAGAGGCGACGGTGGCCCACCACCAGCGCTCCGACGTGTGCGCCGTGCCGGCCGCCGGCATCGTCGCCGAGGCCATGGTCGCCCTCGTGCTGGCCGACGCCGTCGTCGAGAAGTTCGGCGGAGACTCGGTCCCCGAGACCCGCCGCAACGTCCGGTCCTACCTCGACAACCTGCAGATCCGGTGA
- the mltG gene encoding endolytic transglycosylase MltG: protein MTEYGRGRGPEPWHPEDPLYGDQGWTGHQTQQGQVPYAGAPQQEYQQEPQYQQQHPQQPQYQEYQQYPEYQQQYAQQQPQQGYAPQQAQQQYAQPQQGYAPQQQYAQQPDPPQQPAYDSQGWDTGQGQYTAAVQTDPYAGANYAQQPSAGYPGETPDLYSTDEAYPPPQPPGRRHLEPEPVEQEEEPESILPVAGGGRDGEDDGDESNGRRGGRSKGGKPKQRSGMACLIAAVVILGVVGGGGYYGYSYIKARFAPAEDFAGEGAGEVVDVEIPKGAGLGQMGRILKEAGVVASAQAFVDAANANPKGKSIQPGVYPMNKKMSGAAAVALMIDPTKLNVITVTEGMRNSKVYEAIDKKLGKPEGTTKEIAQREAKNLGLPAWAGNNPKLIDPLEGFLFPTRYDLSKDSTPESLLKLMVKNASDKYSELGIEAKAKELGLENPLQVVTVASLVNAEGKNHDDFRKMSEVVYNRMKKTNDVTNQKIEFDSTYNYVKNQSEINFNLKEAQAFNNPYNTHFIKGLPVGPIGNPGMDALTATLNPDHGGWMFFVSVDGHTTTFTKTYDEHLKLVAEFQERQKQKNGG from the coding sequence ATGACTGAGTATGGCCGGGGCCGTGGCCCCGAACCCTGGCACCCCGAGGACCCCCTGTACGGGGACCAGGGGTGGACCGGGCACCAGACCCAGCAGGGCCAGGTGCCGTACGCCGGTGCCCCGCAGCAGGAGTACCAGCAGGAGCCCCAGTACCAGCAGCAGCATCCCCAGCAGCCGCAGTACCAGGAGTATCAGCAGTACCCCGAGTACCAGCAGCAGTACGCCCAGCAGCAGCCGCAGCAGGGGTACGCCCCGCAGCAGGCCCAGCAGCAGTACGCGCAGCCGCAGCAGGGGTACGCCCCGCAGCAGCAGTACGCGCAGCAGCCGGACCCGCCCCAGCAGCCGGCGTACGACAGCCAGGGCTGGGACACCGGCCAGGGCCAGTACACGGCGGCCGTGCAGACCGACCCGTACGCGGGAGCGAACTACGCCCAGCAGCCGTCGGCCGGCTACCCGGGGGAGACCCCTGACCTCTACAGCACGGACGAGGCCTACCCGCCGCCGCAGCCCCCCGGCCGGCGCCACCTGGAGCCGGAGCCCGTCGAGCAGGAGGAGGAGCCCGAGAGCATCCTCCCCGTCGCCGGCGGCGGTCGCGACGGCGAGGACGACGGCGACGAGTCCAACGGCCGCCGCGGCGGCCGTTCGAAGGGCGGCAAGCCCAAGCAGCGCAGCGGCATGGCCTGCCTGATCGCGGCCGTGGTCATCCTCGGCGTGGTCGGCGGTGGCGGCTACTACGGCTACTCCTACATCAAGGCGAGGTTCGCCCCCGCCGAGGACTTCGCGGGGGAGGGCGCCGGCGAGGTGGTCGACGTCGAGATCCCCAAGGGCGCGGGCCTGGGGCAGATGGGCCGCATCCTCAAGGAAGCCGGTGTCGTCGCCAGCGCCCAGGCCTTCGTCGACGCGGCGAATGCCAACCCCAAGGGCAAGTCCATCCAGCCCGGCGTCTACCCGATGAACAAGAAGATGTCGGGTGCGGCCGCCGTCGCGCTGATGATCGACCCCACCAAGCTCAACGTCATCACCGTCACCGAGGGCATGCGCAACTCCAAGGTGTACGAGGCGATCGACAAGAAGCTGGGCAAGCCGGAGGGCACCACCAAGGAGATCGCCCAGCGCGAGGCCAAGAACCTGGGGCTGCCGGCCTGGGCCGGCAACAACCCCAAGCTCATCGACCCGCTCGAGGGCTTCCTGTTCCCGACGCGCTACGACCTCAGCAAGGACAGCACCCCCGAGTCGCTGCTCAAGCTGATGGTCAAGAACGCCTCCGACAAGTACTCGGAGCTGGGCATCGAGGCCAAGGCCAAGGAGCTGGGGCTGGAGAACCCGCTGCAGGTCGTCACGGTCGCCAGTCTCGTCAACGCCGAGGGCAAGAACCACGACGACTTCCGCAAGATGTCCGAGGTCGTCTACAACCGCATGAAGAAGACCAACGACGTCACGAACCAGAAGATCGAGTTCGACTCGACGTACAACTACGTCAAGAACCAGAGCGAGATCAACTTCAACCTCAAGGAAGCCCAGGCGTTCAACAACCCGTACAACACCCACTTCATCAAGGGTCTGCCGGTCGGCCCGATCGGGAACCCCGGCATGGACGCGCTGACCGCTACGCTCAATCCGGACCACGGCGGCTGGATGTTCTTCGTGTCGGTCGACGGCCACACGACGACCTTCACCAAGACCTACGACGAGCACCTCAAGCTCGTGGCCGAGTTCCAGGAACGGCAGAAGCAGAAGAACGGCGGGTAG
- a CDS encoding DUF6167 family protein, which yields MFRRAFWFTAGAAAGVWATTKVNRQLKKLTPESLAAQAADKAVEAGHRLKDFALDVKAGMTQREDELNDALGLHQDPDRPDDVTALPGPRRLRAIENHQIDNRPKLSYNRNEDH from the coding sequence ATGTTCCGCCGAGCCTTCTGGTTCACCGCCGGCGCAGCCGCCGGCGTGTGGGCCACCACCAAGGTCAACCGCCAGCTCAAGAAGCTGACGCCGGAGAGCCTCGCGGCCCAGGCCGCCGACAAGGCCGTGGAGGCGGGCCACCGCCTCAAGGACTTCGCCCTCGACGTCAAAGCGGGAATGACGCAGCGCGAGGACGAGCTGAACGATGCACTGGGGCTCCACCAGGACCCCGACCGGCCCGACGACGTCACCGCCCTCCCCGGGCCGAGGCGGCTGCGGGCCATCGAGAACCACCAGATCGACAACCGACCAAAGCTTTCGTACAACCGGAATGAGGACCACTGA
- a CDS encoding ATP-binding protein codes for MRHRPLRRTARGNLPSELSGFIGRGAELAELGGLLEVSRLVTVTGVGGVGKSRLVLAAARSAAEDAREASEAQGAQGAHAPVEERYCDGVWLAELACVRDPALLELTLSEALGLTDHTTRPPRTVLAEHLADKRLLLVLDGFEQLVDETASLVRELLLRSPGLRVLAAGRRPLEVAGERTFPLAPPVPEEALALLEARVSAADPAFAASAADRAALVEVCARLDGIPLALELAAGRLRMLSPAQVLSRLEDRFGLLTGGARGGLPRHRTLRTAIGWSHELCTPAERLLWARLSVFAGQFDLDAAEYVCAGPDMPVEGVLDLVGELLAQSLLVREETAAGVRFRMLETVRLYGAGWLESLGDAVRLRRRHRDWYMGLATWCELDWFSPRQHEVAALVEAELPNLRLALECCLDEPDELHLGQYLAGTLWFYWAGCGRLTEGRHWLDRTLDPPGGQETQYEGSRLKALWVLGYVAALQGDATASMCALYECRDGAARSGNRVAAAYAVHRLGCLALVSDDMARARELLGEALEQYRAAGELNSNVLMCQVELGMALAFLGDLPGALALCGEVREICDERGERWTKAYALYVLAYAALEAGGTQEARRLLTECVEINHAFNDLVGLVLALELLALVTVAEGDPAEAAVLQGAAEPMWGGVGLQLFGSGCFNAPRLMCRERAGEVLGAERYAAYAAEGRELCRESLVVRALRGAARVPRPAGLGGVPGPRVSRSTARADQP; via the coding sequence ATGCGACACAGACCCCTTCGACGTACCGCCCGGGGCAATCTTCCCTCGGAGCTGAGCGGGTTCATCGGGCGGGGTGCCGAACTCGCCGAGCTGGGGGGCCTGCTGGAGGTCTCGCGGCTGGTGACCGTGACCGGTGTGGGCGGGGTCGGCAAGTCACGGCTGGTCCTCGCGGCTGCCCGGTCGGCCGCCGAGGACGCGCGCGAGGCCTCGGAAGCGCAAGGGGCACAAGGGGCGCACGCTCCGGTGGAGGAACGCTACTGCGACGGCGTCTGGCTGGCCGAGCTGGCCTGCGTACGGGATCCGGCGCTGCTGGAGCTGACGCTCTCCGAGGCGCTCGGGCTGACCGACCACACCACCCGGCCGCCCCGGACCGTCCTGGCCGAGCACCTGGCCGACAAGCGGCTGCTGCTGGTCCTGGACGGCTTCGAGCAGCTGGTGGACGAGACCGCTTCTCTGGTACGGGAGCTGCTGCTGCGCTCTCCCGGCCTGCGGGTACTGGCTGCGGGCCGGCGCCCGCTGGAGGTGGCCGGGGAGCGGACGTTCCCGCTGGCCCCGCCGGTCCCGGAGGAGGCACTGGCGCTGCTGGAGGCGCGCGTGTCCGCCGCCGACCCGGCCTTCGCGGCGAGCGCGGCAGACCGGGCGGCGCTCGTGGAGGTGTGCGCGCGCCTCGACGGGATCCCGCTCGCCCTGGAGCTGGCGGCGGGCCGGCTGCGGATGCTGTCCCCGGCCCAGGTGCTCTCCCGGCTGGAGGACCGCTTCGGGCTGCTGACGGGCGGCGCGCGCGGGGGGCTCCCCCGGCACCGGACGCTGCGTACGGCCATCGGCTGGAGCCATGAGCTGTGCACTCCGGCGGAGCGGCTGCTGTGGGCGCGCCTGTCGGTGTTCGCGGGGCAGTTCGACCTCGACGCCGCCGAGTACGTGTGTGCCGGGCCCGACATGCCGGTGGAGGGCGTGCTGGACCTGGTGGGCGAGCTGCTCGCCCAGTCCCTGCTGGTCCGGGAGGAGACGGCCGCCGGGGTGCGCTTCCGGATGTTGGAGACCGTACGGCTGTACGGGGCGGGCTGGCTGGAGTCGCTGGGTGACGCGGTGCGGCTGCGGCGGCGGCACCGGGACTGGTACATGGGGCTGGCGACCTGGTGCGAGCTGGACTGGTTCAGCCCCCGCCAGCACGAGGTGGCGGCGCTGGTGGAGGCGGAGCTGCCGAACCTGCGGCTCGCCCTGGAGTGCTGCCTCGACGAGCCGGACGAGCTGCACCTGGGCCAGTACCTGGCGGGCACCCTGTGGTTCTACTGGGCGGGCTGCGGGCGCCTGACCGAGGGCCGGCACTGGCTGGACCGGACCCTGGACCCCCCGGGCGGGCAGGAGACGCAGTACGAGGGCTCACGGCTGAAGGCCCTGTGGGTGCTGGGGTACGTCGCGGCCCTCCAGGGCGACGCGACGGCCTCGATGTGCGCCCTGTACGAGTGCCGGGACGGGGCGGCGCGCAGCGGGAACCGGGTGGCGGCCGCCTACGCGGTGCACCGCCTGGGCTGCCTGGCCCTCGTCTCGGACGACATGGCCCGGGCCCGGGAGCTGCTGGGCGAGGCGCTGGAGCAGTACCGGGCGGCCGGCGAGCTGAACAGCAACGTGCTGATGTGCCAGGTCGAGCTGGGGATGGCGCTGGCCTTCCTCGGGGACCTGCCGGGCGCGCTCGCGCTGTGCGGGGAGGTCCGGGAGATCTGCGACGAGCGCGGGGAGCGCTGGACGAAGGCGTACGCCCTCTACGTGCTGGCCTACGCGGCCCTGGAGGCGGGCGGCACGCAGGAGGCCCGGCGGCTGCTGACCGAGTGCGTGGAGATCAACCACGCCTTCAACGACCTGGTCGGGCTGGTCCTCGCGCTGGAGCTGCTCGCGCTGGTCACGGTCGCGGAGGGCGATCCGGCCGAGGCCGCGGTGCTCCAGGGCGCGGCGGAGCCGATGTGGGGCGGGGTGGGGCTGCAGCTGTTCGGCTCGGGGTGCTTCAACGCCCCGCGGCTGATGTGCCGGGAGCGGGCGGGGGAGGTGCTGGGCGCCGAGCGCTACGCGGCGTACGCGGCCGAGGGGCGGGAGCTGTGCCGGGAGTCGCTGGTGGTGCGGGCGCTGCGCG
- the ruvX gene encoding Holliday junction resolvase RuvX — protein sequence MTLRRGRRLAIDVGDARIGVASCDPDGVLATPVETVPGRDIPFAHRRLRQLVEEYEPLEVVVGLPRSLSGREGPAAAKVRAFANELAKGIKPVTVRLVDERMTTVTAAQGLRASGRNAKKGRSVIDQAAAVVILQNALETERVSGNPPGECVEVVV from the coding sequence ATGACCCTGCGCCGCGGCCGCCGACTGGCCATCGACGTCGGGGACGCCCGGATCGGGGTCGCGTCCTGTGACCCCGATGGGGTGTTGGCCACACCGGTGGAAACCGTTCCGGGCCGGGACATCCCCTTCGCCCACCGGCGGCTGCGGCAGCTCGTCGAGGAGTACGAGCCCCTCGAAGTCGTGGTCGGCCTCCCCCGCTCGCTCAGCGGGCGGGAGGGGCCGGCCGCGGCCAAGGTGCGCGCCTTCGCGAACGAACTCGCCAAGGGCATCAAGCCGGTGACGGTCCGTCTGGTGGACGAGCGGATGACCACGGTCACCGCCGCCCAGGGGTTGCGGGCCTCCGGCAGGAACGCGAAGAAGGGCAGGTCGGTCATCGACCAGGCCGCCGCTGTGGTGATCCTTCAGAACGCTCTTGAGACCGAACGGGTATCAGGTAATCCGCCTGGTGAGTGCGTCGAAGTGGTTGTCTGA
- a CDS encoding DUF948 domain-containing protein has protein sequence MSGVEVAGIIVAVFWAILISFLAVALVRLAQVLRATTKLVSEVTDQAVPLLADASSTVRSARTQLDRVDAIASDVQEVTSNASALSSTVATAFGGPLVKVAAFGYGVRKALGKGDAGASGAVPPKASRRTRSDGGGRTVIVGRTVPAARRRKQKD, from the coding sequence GTGTCCGGTGTAGAGGTGGCCGGGATCATCGTGGCCGTCTTCTGGGCCATCCTGATCTCCTTCCTCGCCGTCGCCCTGGTGCGGCTGGCGCAGGTCCTCAGGGCGACCACCAAGCTGGTGTCCGAAGTGACCGACCAGGCCGTACCGCTGCTGGCGGACGCCTCCAGCACCGTCCGCTCCGCGCGCACCCAGCTCGACCGGGTCGACGCCATCGCGAGCGACGTCCAGGAGGTCACGTCCAACGCCTCCGCCCTGTCCTCCACCGTGGCCACCGCCTTCGGCGGGCCGCTCGTGAAGGTCGCGGCCTTCGGCTACGGCGTCCGCAAGGCGCTGGGCAAGGGGGATGCCGGGGCATCGGGCGCCGTGCCGCCCAAGGCCTCCCGCCGTACACGGAGTGACGGCGGTGGCCGTACTGTGATCGTTGGCCGAACGGTGCCGGCCGCCCGGCGCCGGAAGCAGAAGGACTGA
- the alaS gene encoding alanine--tRNA ligase — MESAEIRRRWLSFFEERGHAVVPSASLIADDPTLLLVPAGMVPFKPYFLGETKPPAPTLTSVQKCVRTPDIEEVGKTTRHGTFFQMCGNFSFGDYFKEGAIKYAWELLTSSVADGGYGLEPEKLWITVYLDDDEAEQIWRDKIGVPAERIQRLGKKDNFWSMGVPGPCGPCSEINYDRGPEFGVEGGPAVNDERYVEIWNLVFMQYERGAGDGKEDFPILGDLPSKNIDTGLGLERLAMILQGVQNMYETDTLRVVMDKATELTGVQYGAAQHTDVSLRVVADHIRTSTMLIGDGVTPGNEGRGYVLRRIMRRAIRNMRLMGATGPVVQDLINVVIETMGQQYPELITDRKRIETVALAEEAAFLKAIKGGTNILDTAVTETKAAGGTVLSGDKAFLLHDTWGFPIDLTLEMAAEQGLSVDEPGFRRLMQEQRDRAKADAKAKKTGHADMSAYREIADGSGATEFTGYATTQGESTIVGLLVNGVSAPAASEGDEVEVVLDRTPFYAEGGGQLADQGRIKLDTGAVIEIRDVQQPVPGVSVHKGSVQVGEVTVGASAYAAIDVRRRRAIARAHSATHLTHQALRDALGPTAAQAGSENSPGRFRFDFGSPNAVPGSVLTDVEQKINDVLSRELEVTAEIMSIDEAKKQGAIAEFGEKYGERVRVVTIGDFSKELCGGTHVGNTAQLGLVKLLGESSIGSGVRRVEALVGVDAYNFLAKEHTVVAQLQELVKGRPEELPEKIASMLGKLKDAEKEIEKFRAEKVLQAAAGLAQNAQDIKGVALVVGQVADGIGADDLRKLVLDVRGRIPGDRPAVVALFTVANDRPLTVIATNEAARERGLKAGDLVRTAAKTLGGGGGGKPDVAQGGGQNPAAVPEAISAVERLVVETV; from the coding sequence ATGGAGTCGGCTGAAATCCGCCGCCGCTGGCTGAGCTTCTTCGAGGAGCGCGGTCACGCCGTTGTCCCTTCGGCGTCGCTCATCGCGGACGACCCGACTCTGCTGCTGGTGCCCGCCGGCATGGTGCCGTTCAAGCCCTACTTCCTGGGTGAGACCAAGCCGCCGGCCCCGACGCTCACCAGCGTCCAGAAGTGCGTCCGTACGCCGGACATCGAAGAGGTGGGCAAGACCACCCGCCACGGCACGTTCTTCCAGATGTGCGGCAACTTCTCCTTCGGCGACTACTTCAAGGAAGGCGCCATCAAGTACGCCTGGGAGCTGCTCACCAGCTCCGTGGCGGACGGCGGCTACGGCCTGGAGCCGGAGAAGCTCTGGATCACCGTCTACCTCGACGACGACGAGGCCGAGCAGATCTGGCGCGACAAGATCGGCGTCCCGGCCGAGCGCATCCAGCGCCTGGGCAAGAAGGACAACTTCTGGTCCATGGGCGTCCCGGGTCCCTGCGGCCCGTGCTCCGAGATCAACTACGACCGAGGCCCCGAGTTCGGCGTCGAGGGCGGCCCGGCCGTCAACGACGAGCGCTACGTGGAGATCTGGAACCTGGTCTTCATGCAGTACGAGCGCGGCGCCGGCGACGGGAAGGAAGACTTCCCGATCCTCGGCGACCTGCCGTCGAAGAACATCGACACCGGTCTCGGCCTCGAGCGCCTCGCGATGATCCTGCAGGGCGTGCAGAACATGTACGAGACCGACACCCTGCGCGTCGTCATGGACAAGGCCACCGAGCTGACCGGCGTGCAGTACGGCGCCGCCCAGCACACGGACGTCTCGCTGCGTGTGGTCGCCGACCACATCCGCACCTCGACGATGCTCATCGGCGACGGCGTCACCCCCGGCAACGAGGGCCGCGGCTACGTGCTGCGCCGCATCATGCGCCGCGCCATCCGCAACATGCGCCTCATGGGCGCCACCGGTCCGGTCGTCCAGGACCTGATCAACGTCGTGATCGAGACGATGGGCCAGCAGTACCCGGAGCTCATCACCGACCGCAAGCGCATCGAGACCGTCGCCCTCGCCGAAGAGGCCGCCTTCCTGAAGGCCATCAAGGGCGGCACCAACATCCTCGACACCGCCGTGACCGAGACCAAGGCCGCCGGCGGCACGGTCCTCTCCGGCGACAAGGCGTTCCTGCTCCACGACACCTGGGGCTTCCCGATCGACCTCACCCTGGAGATGGCCGCCGAGCAGGGCCTCTCCGTGGACGAGCCCGGCTTCCGCCGCCTGATGCAGGAGCAGCGCGACCGCGCCAAGGCCGACGCCAAGGCCAAGAAGACCGGCCACGCGGACATGTCCGCCTACCGGGAGATCGCCGACGGCTCCGGCGCCACCGAGTTCACCGGCTACGCCACCACGCAGGGCGAGTCCACCATCGTCGGCCTGCTGGTCAACGGCGTCTCCGCGCCCGCCGCCTCCGAGGGCGACGAGGTCGAGGTCGTCCTCGACCGCACCCCCTTCTACGCCGAGGGCGGCGGCCAGCTCGCCGACCAGGGCCGGATCAAGCTCGACACCGGCGCCGTCATCGAGATCCGCGACGTCCAGCAGCCGGTCCCGGGCGTCTCCGTGCACAAGGGGTCCGTCCAGGTCGGCGAGGTGACGGTGGGTGCCTCCGCGTACGCCGCCATCGACGTCCGGCGCCGCCGGGCCATCGCCCGTGCCCACTCGGCCACGCACCTGACCCACCAGGCGCTGCGCGACGCGCTCGGCCCGACCGCCGCCCAGGCCGGTTCGGAGAACAGCCCCGGCCGCTTCCGCTTCGACTTCGGATCCCCGAACGCCGTCCCCGGCTCGGTCCTCACCGACGTCGAGCAGAAGATCAACGACGTGCTCTCGCGCGAGCTCGAAGTGACCGCCGAGATCATGAGCATCGACGAGGCGAAGAAGCAGGGCGCCATCGCCGAGTTCGGCGAGAAGTACGGCGAGCGGGTCCGCGTCGTGACCATCGGCGACTTCTCCAAGGAGCTGTGCGGCGGCACGCACGTCGGCAACACCGCCCAGCTGGGTCTGGTCAAGCTGCTCGGCGAGTCCTCCATCGGCTCCGGCGTGCGCCGTGTCGAGGCCCTCGTCGGCGTGGACGCGTACAACTTCCTCGCCAAGGAGCACACGGTCGTCGCCCAGCTCCAGGAACTGGTCAAGGGCCGTCCGGAGGAGCTGCCGGAGAAGATCGCCTCCATGCTCGGCAAGCTGAAGGACGCCGAGAAGGAGATCGAGAAGTTCCGCGCGGAGAAGGTCCTCCAGGCCGCCGCCGGGCTCGCCCAGAACGCCCAGGACATCAAGGGCGTCGCCCTCGTCGTCGGCCAGGTGGCGGACGGCATCGGTGCCGACGACCTGCGCAAGCTGGTCCTCGACGTCCGCGGCCGCATCCCTGGCGACCGCCCGGCCGTCGTGGCCCTCTTCACCGTGGCGAACGACCGCCCGCTGACCGTCATCGCCACCAACGAGGCCGCCCGCGAGCGCGGTCTCAAGGCCGGCGACCTGGTCCGTACGGCCGCCAAGACCCTCGGCGGCGGCGGTGGCGGCAAGCCGGACGTCGCCCAGGGCGGCGGCCAGAACCCGGCCGCGGTCCCGGAGGCCATCAGCGCCGTCGAGCGCCTCGTCGTCGAGACGGTCTGA
- a CDS encoding shikimate kinase, producing the protein MTAGPLVVLVGPMGSGKSTVGALLAERLGVRYRDTDADIVAAQGRPISDIFVDEGEPYFRELERQAVAAAVSGHTGVLALGGGAVLDEGTRELLTGLPVAYLSMDVEEAVRRVGLGAARPLLAVNPRRQWRELMEARRPLYTEVARVVVATDDRTPEEVAQAVLDALELKDV; encoded by the coding sequence GTGACGGCCGGACCGCTCGTCGTCCTCGTCGGGCCCATGGGGTCCGGCAAGTCCACGGTGGGGGCGCTGCTCGCCGAGCGGCTCGGCGTCCGCTACCGGGACACCGACGCGGACATCGTCGCGGCCCAGGGCCGGCCGATCTCCGACATCTTCGTCGACGAGGGCGAGCCGTACTTCCGCGAGCTGGAGCGGCAGGCCGTCGCGGCCGCCGTCTCCGGGCACACCGGAGTCCTCGCCCTCGGCGGCGGCGCCGTCCTCGACGAGGGCACCCGCGAGCTGCTGACCGGCCTGCCCGTCGCCTATCTCTCGATGGACGTCGAGGAAGCCGTACGGCGCGTGGGCCTCGGCGCCGCGCGCCCGCTGCTCGCCGTCAACCCGCGCCGCCAGTGGCGCGAGCTGATGGAGGCCAGGCGCCCCCTGTACACCGAAGTCGCGCGCGTCGTGGTGGCCACCGACGACCGCACCCCCGAAGAGGTCGCCCAGGCGGTCCTCGACGCTCTGGAGTTGAAGGACGTATGA
- a CDS encoding shikimate dehydrogenase has translation MTRIRAAVLGSPIEHSLSPVLHRAAYQELGLDDWSYDRFEIDEAALPGFVSGLGPEWAGLSLTMPLKRAVIPLLDGVSDTAASVEAVNTVVLTEDGRRLGDNTDIPGIVAALHERGVEKVSSAAILGAGATASSALAALSRICTGEVTAYVRSSVRADEMRQWGERLGVAVRTADWSEAAGALQAPLVIATTPAGATDELAAAVPDAPGTLFDVLYEPWPTALAAAWSQRGGNLLGGLDLLVHQAVLQVEQMTGRSPAPLEVMRRAGLAALSGAH, from the coding sequence ATGACACGGATACGGGCCGCGGTGCTGGGTTCGCCCATCGAGCACTCGCTCTCACCGGTGCTGCACCGTGCCGCGTACCAGGAGCTCGGCCTCGACGACTGGTCGTACGACCGGTTCGAGATCGACGAGGCCGCGCTCCCGGGGTTCGTCTCCGGGCTCGGTCCCGAGTGGGCCGGACTGTCGCTGACCATGCCGCTCAAGCGGGCGGTCATCCCGCTGCTGGACGGCGTCAGCGACACGGCGGCCTCCGTCGAGGCGGTCAACACGGTCGTCCTCACCGAGGACGGCCGGCGCCTGGGCGACAACACCGACATCCCGGGCATCGTCGCCGCGCTGCACGAGCGCGGCGTGGAGAAGGTGTCCTCGGCCGCCATCCTCGGCGCCGGGGCCACCGCCTCCTCGGCGCTCGCCGCGCTCTCGCGGATCTGCACCGGCGAGGTCACGGCGTACGTCCGCTCGTCGGTGCGCGCCGACGAGATGCGGCAGTGGGGCGAGCGGCTCGGCGTGGCCGTCCGCACGGCCGACTGGTCCGAGGCGGCCGGTGCGCTCCAGGCGCCCCTGGTCATCGCGACCACCCCGGCCGGAGCCACCGACGAACTGGCCGCGGCCGTCCCGGACGCCCCGGGCACCCTCTTCGACGTCCTCTACGAGCCCTGGCCCACGGCCCTCGCCGCAGCATGGTCGCAGCGCGGCGGCAATCTGCTGGGCGGCCTGGACCTGCTGGTGCACCAGGCGGTCCTCCAGGTCGAGCAGATGACCGGCCGCTCCCCGGCGCCGCTCGAAGTGATGCGGCGGGCGGGCCTCGCGGCCCTTTCCGGGGCCCACTGA